A part of Cannabis sativa cultivar Pink pepper isolate KNU-18-1 chromosome 6, ASM2916894v1, whole genome shotgun sequence genomic DNA contains:
- the LOC115695602 gene encoding vacuolar iron transporter homolog 4-like: MASQTLQQICCEQPNMVPNNLKTNDPKSTQATSTNDEVEVVVERAQWLRAAVLGANDGLLSTTSLLLGVGAAKTDRWSMSLAGLAGALAGSCSMAVGEFVSVSTQRDIEEKLIVSGGGEESGVSIVLPNPHKAAAASALAFLSGSVVPLIPAALIGDHVTSVVVIVAVATLALAMFGWGGARFGGSSRPKVSAVRVVVGGWLAMAVTYGLLKPFDRHHGH, translated from the coding sequence ATGGCTTCTCAGACATTACAACAAATATGTTGTGAGCAACCAAACATGGTCCCAAACAACCTCAAAACTAATGATCCCAAATCTACTCAAGCCACCTCCACTAATGACGAAGTGGAGGTGGTGGTAGAACGAGCTCAGTGGCTCCGAGCAGCAGTGCTTGGAGCCAATGACGGGTTGCTCTCAACAACTTCGCTATTACTCGGCGTTGGTGCAGCTAAGACCGACCGTTGGTCTATGTCTCTAGCTGGCCTTGCTGGAGCTTTAGCGGGGTCTTGTAGTATGGCCGTAGGGGAGTTTGTTTCTGTTTCTACGCAACGGGACATCGAAGAGAAGTTAATTGTGAGTGGTGGTGGAGAAGAAAGTGGTGTGTCAATTGTGTTGCCAAATCCGCACAAGGCGGCCGCGGCTTCGGCTTTGGCGTTTTTGAGTGGCTCGGTTGTTCCTTTGATACCGGCTGCGTTGATTGGTGATCATGTGACAAGTGTTGTAGTGATTGTGGCTGTGGCTACTTTGGCCCTGGCCATGTTTGGCTGGGGCGGTGCTCGGTTTGGTGGGTCGTCGCGGCCTAAGGTTTCGGCGGTTAGAGTTGTGGTTGGAGGGTGGTTGGCTATGGCTGTTACTTATGGTTTGCTTAAGCCTTTTGATAGACACCATGGGCATTAG